The Brassica napus cultivar Da-Ae chromosome C7, Da-Ae, whole genome shotgun sequence genome has a segment encoding these proteins:
- the LOC106407297 gene encoding probable sucrose-phosphate synthase 2: MVGNDWVNSYLEAILAAEPGIGDSKYSDSKSSLLLRERGHFSPTRYFVEEVITGFDETDLHRSWIQAAATRSPQERNTRLENLCWRIWNLARQKKQVAGKYAKRTAKRHLLRERARLEATADMSEDLSEGEKADVPGEILTPTDSSKGRMSRISSVDVFESWFAQPKEKKLYIVLISLHGLIRGENMELGRDSDTGGQVKYVVELARALGSMPGVYRVDLLTRQVSAPDVDWSYAEPSEMLNPLDTDTDQEHGESSGAYIIRIPFGPKDKYVEKELLWPHIPEFVDRALSHVMQMSKALSEHIGGGKPVWPVAIHGHYADAGDSTALLSGALNVPMVFTGHSLGRDKLEQLLKQGRPKEEINSNYKIMRRIEAEELCLDASEIIITSTRQEIEEQWRLYDGFDPVLERKLRARMKRGVSCHGRFMPRMVVIPPGMEFHHIVPHDVDNDGEGVRDDENPQSPDPPIWSEIMRFFSNPRKPMILALARPDPKKNLVTLVKAFGECRPLRELANLTLIMGNRDDIDELSSTNASVLLSILKLIDKYDLYGQVAMPKHHKQSDVPEIYRLGAKTKGVFINPAVIEPFGLTLIEAGAHGLPIVATKNGGPVDINRVLDNGLLVDPHDQQAIADALLKLVSDKNLWTRCRQNGLKNIHLFSWPEHCKTYLSRIAACKQRHPQWQSTDFENSDPDSPSDSLRDINDISLNLKLSLDGEKGEGKSTNLDAEENSGERKSKLEKAVSTLAPKSTSTDKVYGSGKIPTLKKRKYIFVISVDCDKASDLLEVVKTVTDVGGRNGSSIGFILSTSMNISETHSTILSGGLNPQDFDAVICNSGSELYFTSSASEDKNKLPYALESDYHSHIEYRWGGESLRKTLVRWISSVHEKKKGQHDGEILSEDESSSSNYCLSFKVKEPTLVPPVKELRKLMRVQALRCNAVYCKGGTKLNVIPVLASRSQALRYLLVRWGVDLSKMVVFVGDSGDTDYEGLVGGVHKTVIVKGVASDATARVLHGNRSYPLEDVTPVNSPNITEAEQCDRDCIKAALEKLGVKI, encoded by the exons ATGGTGGGAAACGACTGGGTGAACAGCTACCTGGAGGCGATCCTCGCCGCGGAGCCGGGGATCGGCGATTCCAAATACAGCGACTCCAAATCCTCGCTGCTTCTAAGAGAGCGTGGCCATTTCAGTCCCACTCGTTATTTCGTCGAGGAGGTCATCACTGGATTCGATGAGACTGATCTCCACCGCTCTTGGATTCAG GCTGCTGCAACTAGAAGTCCGCAGGAGAGGAACACGAGGCTTGAGAATCTCTGCTGGAGGATTTGGAATCTCGCTCGCCAGAAGAAGCAG GTTGCAGGGAAGTATGCTAAGCGTACTGCTAAACGTCATCTCTTGCGAGAGAGAGCACGCTTGGAGGCTACTGCTGATATGTCAGAGGACTTATCCGAAGGAGAGAAAGCTGACGTGCCTGGTGAGATTCTTACTCCTACTGATAGCAGCAAAGGGAGAATGTCTCGGATCAGCTCTGTTGATGTGTTTGAGAGCTGGTTTGCTCAACCCAAAGAAAAGAAGCTCTACATCGTCTTaataag TCTTCACGGTTTGATACGAGGTGAAAACATGGAGCTTGGTCGAGATTCTGATACCGGTGGACAG GTGAAGTATGTTGTGGAACTTGCAAGGGCTTTGGGATCAATGCCGGGAGTCTACCGGGTTGATTTGCTGACCCGTCAGGTATCAGCACCGGACGTTGACTGGAGCTATGCCGAACCTTCTGAGATGCTTAATCCTCTGGACACAGACACAGATCAGGAGCATGGAGAGAGTAGTGGAGCTTATATAATCCGTATTCCATTCGGTCCAAAAGATAAATATGTAGAGAAAGAGCTCCTCTGGCCTCACATCCCTGAGTTTGTTGACAGGGCGCTTAGCCATGTCATGCAGATGTCCAAAGCTCTTAGTGAGCATATCGGTGGTGGGAAACCGGTTTGGCCTGTTGCTATTCACGGGCACTATGCAGATGCAGGCGACTCCACCGCACTTCTCTCGGGGGCTCTAAATGTACCGATGGTTTTCACCGGACATTCTCTTGGTCGTGATAAGCTAGAGCAACTCCTGAAACAAGGCCGGCCGAAAGAAGAGATAAATTCTAACTACAAAATAATGAGGCGGATTGAGGCAGAGGAGCTGTGCCTTGATGCCTCTGAGATCATTATCACTAGCACAAGGCAAGAGATAGAAGAGCAGTGGCGTCTTTATGATGGTTTTGATCCAGTTTTGGAGCGGAAACTCAGGGCCAGGATGAAAAGGGGTGTGAGCTGTCATGGCAGGTTTATGCCTCGCATGGTG GTGATTCCTCCAGGAATGGAATTTCATCACATTGTACCACATGATGTGGATAACGATGGGGAAGGAGTAAGAGACGATGAGAATCCACAATCTCCTGATCCGCCAATTTGGTCTGAG ATTATGCGTTTCTTTTCTAACCCACGCAAGCCCATGATACTCGCTCTTGCTCGGCCAGACCCTAAGAAAAACTTGGTAACTCTAGTCAAAGCATTTGGAGAATGTCGTCCATTAAGGGAACTTGCTAACCTT ACTTTGATAATGGGAAACCGAGATGATATCGATGAATTGTCTAGCACCAATGCTTCGGTGCTCCTTTCAATTCTGAAACTGATCGACAAGTATGATCTTTATGGTCAAGTGGCAATGCCTAAGCATCACAAACAATCTGATGTGCCAGAGATTTACCGCTTAGGAGCCAAAACAAAA GGAGTTTTTATCAATCCAGCTGTGATTGAACCATTTGGACTGACTCTAATTGAG GCAGGAGCTCATGGATTGCCCATTGTTGCAACAAAAAATGGAGGTCCCGTCGACATTAACCGG GTTCTTGACAATGGTCTTTTGGTTGACCCTCATGATCAGCAAGCTATAGCTGATGCTCTCCTGAAACTAGTTTCAGACAAAAATCTCTGGACAAGATGCAGACAGAACGGCCTAAAAAACATACACCTATTTTCTTGGCCAGAGCACTGCAAGACCTACCTGTCTCGAATAGCAGCGTGCAAGCAAAGACATCCTCAGTGGCAGAGCACTGATTTTGAAAACTCTGACCCTGATTCACCTAGTGATTCCCTCAGAGACATCAATGATATCTCTCTGAACCTAAAACTTTCCTTAGACGGAGAGAAAGGAGAAGGTAAGAGCACCAATTTAGATGCTGAAGAGAACTCTGGTGAAAGAAAATCGAAGCTAGAGAAAGCTGTTTCAACACTGGCGCCAAAGAGCACATCGACGGACAAGGTCTATGGAAGTGGCAAGATTCCGACACTTAAAAAACGGAAGTATATCTTTGTTATCTCCGTGGACTGTGACAAAGCCTCAGATCTTCTTGAAGTGGTTAAAACAGTTACTGATGTGGGCGGAAGAAACGGGTCTTCGATAGGATTCATCCTCTCAACTTCAATGAATATATCCGAGACTCATTCCACGATTCTTTCAGGAGGATTAAACCCTCAAGATTTTGACGCCGTGATCTGCAACAGTGGAAGTGAACTCTACTTCACATCATCTGCATCTGAAGACAAGAACAAACTACCTTATGCGCTAGAATCAGATTACCATTCACACATAGAGTACAGGTGGGGAGGAGAGAGCCTGAGAAAGACTTTGGTCCGTTGGATCAGTTCAGTACacgagaagaagaaggggcAACATGATGGCGAGATTCTATCGGAAGATGAATCTTCCTCATCTAACTATTGCCTATCTTTCAAAGTCAAAGAGCCGACTTTG GTACCTCCGGTAAAGGAGCTGAGAAAGTTGATGAGAGTTCAGGCTTTGCGTTGCAATGCAGTATACTGCAAAGGAGGAACTAAGCTGAACGTAATCCCCGTCCTTGCTTCACGATCTCAGGCCCTCAG GTATTTGCTGGTGAGGTGGGGAGTGGATTTATCGAAGATGGTGGTTTTTGTGGGAGACAGCGGAGACACGGACTACGAAGGGCTGGTTGGAGGAGTGCACAAGACAGTAATAGTCAAAGGTGTAGCTAGTGATGCAACCGCACGTGTGCTTCATGGCAACAGAAGCTACCCACTAGAGGACGTGACTCCAGTTAACAGTCCCAACATCACCGAAGCGGAACAATGTGACCGCGACTGCATTAAGGCTGCTCTTGAGAAGCTCGGCGTAAAAATCTGA
- the LOC106410497 gene encoding putative protein TPRXL: protein MVFNSSKARSSGPVLRSVSPSGRFYGGVSSPSSSGFASSTSSSFSSTSFFSNSRQQHHPHHRSASPTRVNLFTSTPVNQSFCYSIDNRSVSPNQSVAVSKPNKIPDSRRRCMCSPTTHPGSFRCSLHKNVANPHGQGSAATYSTNGLNMRRSAMTNSLVRIGGVEGEWVRRALTTLIRPSSHQLKRRSAYQPRPSRLSSMSKADDV, encoded by the coding sequence atggtgTTTAATTCTTCTAAAGCCAGATCAAGCGGGCCGGTGCTACGCTCTGTATCACCGTCCGGTCGTTTCTACGGCGGCGTATCATCTCCGTCGTCATCAGGTTTCGCTTCCTCAACGAGCTCGAGCTTCTCGTCTACATCCTTTTTCAGCAACAGCCGTCAGCAGCATCATCCCCACCACAGATCCGCGTCTCCCACCCGCGTTAACCTCTTCACATCAACGCCGGTGAATCAGTCGTTCTGTTACTCGATCGATAACAGATCCGTTTCCCCCAATCAATCCGTCGCCGTTTCGAAGCCGAATAAGATCCCCGATTCGAGGAGGAGGTGTATGTGTTCGCCGACGACTCATCCCGGATCCTTCCGGTGCAGCTTGCATAAGAACGTGGCGAATCCGCACGGTCAAGGCTCGGCGGCGACGTATTCGACTAACGGTTTGAACATGCGTAGATCGGCGATGACTAATTCGCTGGTGAGAATCGGTGGCGTTGAAGGTGAGTGGGTGAGAAGAGCGTTGACGACGCTGATAAGGCCGTCTTCGCATCAGCTCAAGAGGCGATCTGCTTATCAGCCGAGGCCTAGCAGGCTATCGTCTATGTCGAAGGCGGATGATGTCTGA
- the LOC106409445 gene encoding uncharacterized protein LOC106409445 → MMVANGEESAVFVAFDTAITKLTNARATEVSNPIGYGEQDPAEYNLPYFLQDIVRKSYISSQAYRVNFSFLHELFTVARIFDPNQRNPGPSFALHGEGNNHGDNISGENCASCKYHVGDSFSKDTHLPEANDQTIGPASAVQEASNTYQVESNSENVDDPQRPPQSLAFTMERNRGTNVSPMHIVKALTLCFSK, encoded by the exons ATGATGGTGGCAAATGGAGAAGAATCGGCTGTCTTTGTTGCCTTCGACACAGCTATCACTAAGCTCACCAATGCCAGGGCCACAGAGGTTTCCAACCCTATT GGTTATGGTGAGCAAGACCCAGCAGAATATAACCTCCCTTACTTCCTCCAAGACATTGTTCGGAAGAGCTACATTTCATCTCAAGCTTACAGAGTTAACTTTTCTTTCCTCCATGAGTTATTTACTGTCGCCCGAATCTTTGACCCCAATCAGAGAAACCCAGGGCCCTCCTTTGCACTGCAT GGTGAGGGCAACAATCATGGTGACAATATCTCTGGAGAAAATTGTGCTTCTTGCAAGTACCATGTCGGTGACTCCTTCTCAAAGGACACTCATCTTCCTGAAGCTAATGACCAGACCATTGGACCTGCAAGTGCTGTGCAAGAAGCGTCAAACACCTACCAGGTGGAGTCCAATAGTGAGAATGTTGATGATCCACAGAGACCACCGCAAAGCTTAGCTTTCACCATGGAGCGGAATAGAGGAACAAATGTTTCTCCCATGCATATCGTCAAGGCACTCACGTTATGTTTTTCCAAATAA
- the LOC125590639 gene encoding glutathione S-transferase T3-like encodes MDPSSRNSHGFVNLLASQSSPPIDIDSAEAHVTSPGLVKPAERRKWSTREDIVLISAWLNTSKDPIVSNEQKLGSFWKRIEEYFNSSPHLVGSLPREWSQCKQRLGRVNAEVCKFVGCHESALKEQASGQTENDVMKLAHDIFFNDYNVKFCLEHCWRELRFDQKWRSHCQPKEKRKESGPEVVSAEEEVRPPGVKASKAAKRKKPNEAAYEQIQSILAQKNTLSNKKILDRLLAKNIETLSDHEVALKNKLISEML; translated from the coding sequence ATGGACCCTTCTTCCCGTAACTCTCACGGGTTTGTTAACTTGTTAGCTTCGCAGAGCAGTCCACCAATAGACATAGACTCTGCTGAAGCACATGTTACCTCTCCCGGGTTAGTTAAACCAGCGGAAAGGAGAAAGTGGTCAACCAGAGAGGACATTGTGCTGATcagtgcttggttgaacacCAGCAAGGATCCCATAGTGAGCAATGAACAGAAGCTAGGATCGTTTTGGAAGAGGATAGAAGAGTATTTCAATTCAAGTCCTCACCTCGTTGGCTCCCTTCCAAGAGAGTGGAGTCAATGTAAGCAGAGGTTGGGAAGGGTGAATGCGGAGGTCTGCAAGTTTGTGGGATGCCATGAAAGCGCGTTGAAGGAGCAGGCGAGTGGGCAAACAGAGAATGATGTCATGAAGCTTGCTCATGACATCTTCTTCAATGACTATAATGTCAAGTTCTGTCTTGAACATTGCTGGAGGGAACTTAGGTTCGATCAGAAATGGAGATCACACTGTCAGCCGaaggagaaaaggaaggaaagtgGTCCGGAGGTGGTGAGTGCTGAGGAAGAGGTTAGGCCTCCGGGTGTCAAGGCCAGCAAAGCTGCCAAACGCAAGAAGCCGAACGAGGCAGCTTATGAACAGATACAGAGCATCCTAGCTCAGAAAAACACCCTTTCCAATAAAAAAATCCTAGATCGTCTCTTAGCCAAAAACATTGAAACACTATCTGATCATGAAGTGGCGCTTAAGAATAAGCTTATCTCTGAAATGCTTTGA